A region from the Kineothrix sp. IPX-CK genome encodes:
- a CDS encoding ABC-F family ATP-binding cassette domain-containing protein, giving the protein MILSCQNISKAFNEKSILKNISFHIEDYDKAAIVGINGAGKTTLLRIIVGEMTADEGIVVFSKDKTFGYLSQHQSVDSGGTIYDELLSVKKELILIESQLRQTELQMKASSGTELEKLMESYSLLTHQFEQGGGYAYRSELIGVLKGLGFAESDFTKSVSTLSGGQKTRVALGKLLLLKPDLIMLDEPTNHLDMSSITWLETYLLNYKGAVIIVSHDRYFLDRISNKIIEIDQTKASVFSGNYSDYAVKKELIRTAALKAYMNQQQEIRHQEEVIQKLKSFNREKSIKRAESREKMLDKIEVLEKPTEAPTDMNIRLEPKYISGNDVLHGENLSKAFGPLSLFRDISFDIKRGEHVAVIGDNGTGKTTILKIINGLVPADSGTIKTGSNVHIGYYDQEHNVLHKEKTLFEEISDDYSTLNNTEIRNTLAAFLFTGDDVFKRICDLSGGERGRVSLAKLMLSESNFLILDEPTNHLDIASKEILEDAINNYTGTVLYVSHDRYFINRTASRILELANGTLINYLGNYDYYLEKKPQLSSAYAAVSPSPSMENNSVSKQDWKEQKEQQAKQRRKENELKRIEYRIEVLENREAEIDELMVLPDVCTNVVKLQELSREKESISAEIEGLLNRWEELESED; this is encoded by the coding sequence TTAAAAAACATATCCTTTCACATAGAAGACTATGATAAGGCCGCAATCGTCGGCATTAACGGAGCAGGAAAAACCACGCTTCTTAGGATCATCGTCGGAGAAATGACAGCCGACGAGGGTATTGTCGTTTTTTCCAAGGATAAAACCTTCGGCTATCTGTCCCAGCATCAGTCTGTAGACAGCGGCGGCACGATTTATGACGAGCTCTTATCTGTCAAAAAGGAGCTGATTCTTATCGAGTCACAGCTCCGTCAGACGGAACTGCAAATGAAGGCTTCCTCCGGAACAGAATTGGAAAAGTTGATGGAATCCTATTCTCTGCTCACCCATCAGTTCGAGCAGGGCGGCGGCTATGCATATCGCAGTGAACTCATCGGAGTCTTAAAAGGCTTAGGCTTTGCGGAAAGCGATTTTACCAAATCAGTCTCCACCCTCTCCGGAGGACAGAAGACACGTGTTGCCCTGGGCAAACTTCTTTTATTAAAGCCGGATTTGATCATGCTGGATGAGCCCACCAACCACTTGGATATGTCTTCCATTACATGGCTGGAAACTTATCTATTAAACTATAAAGGTGCGGTTATCATCGTATCCCACGACCGCTATTTTCTCGATCGTATTTCCAATAAAATCATTGAAATCGACCAGACAAAAGCCTCCGTATTTTCCGGCAATTACAGCGATTATGCTGTGAAAAAGGAGTTGATTCGCACCGCCGCCCTGAAAGCTTACATGAACCAGCAGCAGGAAATCCGGCACCAGGAGGAAGTCATCCAGAAGTTAAAGTCATTCAACCGCGAAAAATCCATTAAACGCGCCGAAAGCCGTGAAAAGATGTTAGATAAAATCGAGGTTCTGGAAAAGCCCACGGAAGCTCCTACGGATATGAACATCCGCTTAGAGCCCAAATATATAAGCGGCAACGACGTTCTTCACGGAGAGAACCTCTCCAAAGCCTTCGGCCCTCTCTCGCTGTTTCGTGACATCAGTTTCGATATAAAGCGCGGGGAGCATGTTGCTGTCATCGGCGATAACGGTACGGGAAAAACCACTATCCTGAAAATCATTAACGGTCTGGTCCCTGCCGATTCCGGCACCATTAAAACCGGCAGCAACGTTCACATCGGCTATTATGATCAGGAGCACAACGTGCTGCATAAGGAAAAGACTTTATTCGAGGAAATTTCCGACGATTATTCGACCCTAAACAATACGGAAATCCGAAATACTCTCGCTGCCTTTCTTTTTACCGGCGATGATGTGTTCAAGCGTATCTGTGACTTGAGCGGCGGAGAAAGAGGTCGGGTTTCTCTTGCTAAATTAATGCTTTCGGAATCTAATTTCCTCATCCTCGACGAGCCTACCAACCATTTGGACATTGCTTCCAAGGAGATTTTAGAGGACGCCATAAATAACTATACGGGCACGGTTCTCTACGTATCCCATGACCGTTATTTCATCAACAGAACCGCCTCCCGTATTCTGGAACTGGCAAACGGCACACTCATCAACTATCTGGGAAACTACGACTATTATTTGGAAAAGAAGCCTCAGCTATCCTCCGCATACGCTGCCGTCTCTCCTTCACCTTCTATGGAGAACAATTCCGTCTCCAAGCAGGATTGGAAGGAGCAAAAAGAACAGCAGGCGAAGCAGCGCAGAAAAGAAAACGAGCTGAAACGCATCGAATACAGAATTGAGGTTTTGGAAAACCGCGAGGCCGAAATCGATGAGCTCATGGTTCTTCCTGATGTCTGTACGAACGTAGTCAAGCTTCAAGAGCTTTCCAGGGAAAAGGAAAGCATCTCTGCGGAAATCGAAGGCCTGCTGAACCGCTGGGAGGAACTTGAGTCCGAGGACTGA